A stretch of the Epinephelus fuscoguttatus linkage group LG2, E.fuscoguttatus.final_Chr_v1 genome encodes the following:
- the kars1 gene encoding lysine--tRNA ligase isoform X1, with translation MLCLVRAARQQLCQAFGVRGQWLKCAPPCTAVVPAQIYGIRWRGDKSELKRRMKADKKAAEKEAKVREQVEQKKESNDQGAQNACASDEEALDPNQYYKIRTQAIQDLKGTAEDPYPHKFHVDLSLTDFIEKYNHLQPGDQLTDVVLNVSGRVHAKRASGAKLIFYDLRGEGVKLQVMANSRSYKSEDAFVAINNKLRRGDIIGVRGNPGKTKKGELSIIPMEMTLLSPCLHMLPHLHFGLKDKETRYRQRYLDLILNDYVRQKFITRSKIITYLRSFLDQLGFLEIETPMMNIIPGGAVARPFVTYHNELDMNLYMRIAPELYHKMLVVGGMDRVYEIGRQFRNEGIDLTHNPEFTTCEFYMAYADYHDLMDITEKLLSGMVKHVTGGYKVTYHPDGPEGQAYEIDFTPPFRRVSMTHDLEKILGVKFPPTDSYDSNETRKFFDDLCAQKGVECPPPRTTARLLDKLVGDFLEVTCINPTFICDHPQIMSPLAKWHRSQKGLTERFELFVMKKEICNAYTELNDPIRQRELFEQQAKAKAEGDDEAMFINETFCTALEYGLPPTAGWGMGIDRVTMFLTDSNNIKEVLLFPAMKPDDNKTAAPTEGTSV, from the exons ATGCTGTGTCTGGTCAGGGCAGCCAGGCAGCAGCTGTGCCAAGCCTTTGGGGTCAGGGGACAGTGGTTAAAATGTGCCCCCCCATGTACAGCTGTGGTCCCAGCTCAAATTTACGGGATCCGTTGGAGAGGTGACAAAAG TGAGCTGAAGAGACGAATGAAAGCTGACAAGAAGGCAGCGGAGAAAGAAGCCAAGGTCCGGGAGCAGGTGGAGCAAAAGAAGGAAAGCAATGACCAAGGAGCGCAAAATGCCTGTGCATCAGACGAGGAGGCGCTTGACCCGAAT CAATACTATAAGATCCGCACCCAGGCCATCCAGGACCTTAAGGGCACAGCGGAGGACCCGTACCCTCACAAGTTCCATGTAGACTTGTCACTCACAGACTTCATTGAGAAATACAATCATCTACAGCCTGGAGACCAGCTGACTGATGTTGTTCTCAACGTGTCAG GTCGCGTCCATGCCAAGAGGGCCTCTGGCGCCAAGCTGATTTTCTATGACCTGCGAGGTGAAGGCGTCAAGTTGCAAGTCATGGCCAACTCAAG GAGCTACAAGTCTGAGGATGCCTTTGTGGCCATCAACAACAAACTGCGCCGTGGTGATATTATTGGTGTCCGCGGTAACCCGGGGAAGACCAAGAAGGGGGAGTTGAGCATCATTCCCATGGAAATGACCCTACTATCACCATGTTTGCACATGTTGCCCCACCTCCACTTTGGCCTCAAAGATAAG GAAACACGATACCGTCAGCGCTACTTGGATCTGATCCTCAATGATTATGTGAGGCAAAAGTTCATCACTCGCTCCAAAATCATCACATACCTGCGCAGCttcctggaccagctgggatTTTTGGAG ATTGAGACACCAATGATGAACATTATTCCTGGTGGAGCTGTGGCCCGTCCATTTGTTACTTACCACAATGAGCTGGATATGAACCTGTACATGAGGATCGCCCCTGAGCTGTACCACAAG ATGCTTGTGGTTGGTGGAATGGACAGAGTGTACGAGATCGGTCGCCAGTTCAGGAATGAAGGCATCGATCTTACTCACAATCCAGAGTTCACCACCTGTGAATTCTACATGGCGTATGCAGATTACCATGACTTGATGGATATCACAGAGAAACTACTCTCAG GAATGGTGAAGCACGTCACTGGAGGATACAAGGTGACTTATCACCCTGATGGTCCGGAGGGACAGGCCTACGAGATTGATTTCACACCGCCATTCAGAAGAGTGAGCATGACACATGACCTGGAGAAGATCTTGGGAGTGAAATTCCCTCCTACTGACAGCTATGACAGCAATG AGACACGTAAATTCTTTGACGACCTGTGTGCACAGAAAGGAGTTGAATGTCCTCCACCAAGAACCACTGCCCGCCTCCTTGACAAG TTGGTTGGAGATTTCCTTGAGGTCACTTGCATCAATCCCACGTTCATCTGTGACCACCCTCAAATCATGAGTCCTCTAGCAAAATG GCACAGATCACAGAAAGGCCTAACTGAGCGCTTTGAGCTCTTTGTGATGAAGAAGGAAATCTGCAATGCTTACACTGAGTTGAACGATCCCATTAGACAGAGGGAGCTTTTTGAGCAGCAAGCCAAG gccaAAGCTGAGGGTGATGATGAAGCCATGTTCATCAATGAGACCTTCTGCACAGCACTGGAATACGGACTGCCACCAACTGCCGGCTGGGGGATGGGTATCGATCGCGTCACCATGTTCCTCACTGACTCCAACAACATCAAG GAGGTGCTGCTCTTCCCAGCCATGAAGCCTGATGACAACAAGACAGCGGCGCCCACAGAGGGCACCTCCGTCTAA
- the kars1 gene encoding lysine--tRNA ligase isoform X2: MADVTAVDGDKLSKNELKRRMKADKKAAEKEAKVREQVEQKKESNDQGAQNACASDEEALDPNQYYKIRTQAIQDLKGTAEDPYPHKFHVDLSLTDFIEKYNHLQPGDQLTDVVLNVSGRVHAKRASGAKLIFYDLRGEGVKLQVMANSRSYKSEDAFVAINNKLRRGDIIGVRGNPGKTKKGELSIIPMEMTLLSPCLHMLPHLHFGLKDKETRYRQRYLDLILNDYVRQKFITRSKIITYLRSFLDQLGFLEIETPMMNIIPGGAVARPFVTYHNELDMNLYMRIAPELYHKMLVVGGMDRVYEIGRQFRNEGIDLTHNPEFTTCEFYMAYADYHDLMDITEKLLSGMVKHVTGGYKVTYHPDGPEGQAYEIDFTPPFRRVSMTHDLEKILGVKFPPTDSYDSNETRKFFDDLCAQKGVECPPPRTTARLLDKLVGDFLEVTCINPTFICDHPQIMSPLAKWHRSQKGLTERFELFVMKKEICNAYTELNDPIRQRELFEQQAKAKAEGDDEAMFINETFCTALEYGLPPTAGWGMGIDRVTMFLTDSNNIKEVLLFPAMKPDDNKTAAPTEGTSV; encoded by the exons ATGGCTGACGTGACAGCGGTGGACGGAGATAAACTCAGCAAAAA TGAGCTGAAGAGACGAATGAAAGCTGACAAGAAGGCAGCGGAGAAAGAAGCCAAGGTCCGGGAGCAGGTGGAGCAAAAGAAGGAAAGCAATGACCAAGGAGCGCAAAATGCCTGTGCATCAGACGAGGAGGCGCTTGACCCGAAT CAATACTATAAGATCCGCACCCAGGCCATCCAGGACCTTAAGGGCACAGCGGAGGACCCGTACCCTCACAAGTTCCATGTAGACTTGTCACTCACAGACTTCATTGAGAAATACAATCATCTACAGCCTGGAGACCAGCTGACTGATGTTGTTCTCAACGTGTCAG GTCGCGTCCATGCCAAGAGGGCCTCTGGCGCCAAGCTGATTTTCTATGACCTGCGAGGTGAAGGCGTCAAGTTGCAAGTCATGGCCAACTCAAG GAGCTACAAGTCTGAGGATGCCTTTGTGGCCATCAACAACAAACTGCGCCGTGGTGATATTATTGGTGTCCGCGGTAACCCGGGGAAGACCAAGAAGGGGGAGTTGAGCATCATTCCCATGGAAATGACCCTACTATCACCATGTTTGCACATGTTGCCCCACCTCCACTTTGGCCTCAAAGATAAG GAAACACGATACCGTCAGCGCTACTTGGATCTGATCCTCAATGATTATGTGAGGCAAAAGTTCATCACTCGCTCCAAAATCATCACATACCTGCGCAGCttcctggaccagctgggatTTTTGGAG ATTGAGACACCAATGATGAACATTATTCCTGGTGGAGCTGTGGCCCGTCCATTTGTTACTTACCACAATGAGCTGGATATGAACCTGTACATGAGGATCGCCCCTGAGCTGTACCACAAG ATGCTTGTGGTTGGTGGAATGGACAGAGTGTACGAGATCGGTCGCCAGTTCAGGAATGAAGGCATCGATCTTACTCACAATCCAGAGTTCACCACCTGTGAATTCTACATGGCGTATGCAGATTACCATGACTTGATGGATATCACAGAGAAACTACTCTCAG GAATGGTGAAGCACGTCACTGGAGGATACAAGGTGACTTATCACCCTGATGGTCCGGAGGGACAGGCCTACGAGATTGATTTCACACCGCCATTCAGAAGAGTGAGCATGACACATGACCTGGAGAAGATCTTGGGAGTGAAATTCCCTCCTACTGACAGCTATGACAGCAATG AGACACGTAAATTCTTTGACGACCTGTGTGCACAGAAAGGAGTTGAATGTCCTCCACCAAGAACCACTGCCCGCCTCCTTGACAAG TTGGTTGGAGATTTCCTTGAGGTCACTTGCATCAATCCCACGTTCATCTGTGACCACCCTCAAATCATGAGTCCTCTAGCAAAATG GCACAGATCACAGAAAGGCCTAACTGAGCGCTTTGAGCTCTTTGTGATGAAGAAGGAAATCTGCAATGCTTACACTGAGTTGAACGATCCCATTAGACAGAGGGAGCTTTTTGAGCAGCAAGCCAAG gccaAAGCTGAGGGTGATGATGAAGCCATGTTCATCAATGAGACCTTCTGCACAGCACTGGAATACGGACTGCCACCAACTGCCGGCTGGGGGATGGGTATCGATCGCGTCACCATGTTCCTCACTGACTCCAACAACATCAAG GAGGTGCTGCTCTTCCCAGCCATGAAGCCTGATGACAACAAGACAGCGGCGCCCACAGAGGGCACCTCCGTCTAA